Proteins encoded together in one Astyanax mexicanus isolate ESR-SI-001 chromosome 10, AstMex3_surface, whole genome shotgun sequence window:
- the gins3 gene encoding DNA replication complex GINS protein PSF3, with the protein MDTQSYMPVSPGVGMEENFLSLDDILLSQERLPCKTDTEFPGLGFLEKNADSRHIPEGTKMEMPLWLAKGLYERKRRVISVELPKVYREGWRTVFGADANVVDLHKMGPYYYGLGSQMLHFDSPENLEIAQTVLQTFIGRFRRTMDSSQNAYNEDTSMLVERLDCLERALFRQGQSGLNGFQLWEKGRAAQLTASSLVTNYRKRKITDLQA; encoded by the exons ATGGACACTCAGTCCTACATGCCCGTGTCTCCGGGGGTGGGGATGGAGGAGAATTTCCTCTCTCTGGATGATATCTTGCTGTCGCAGGAGCGGCTGCCCTGTAAGACCGACACGGAGTTTCCAGGACTCGGATTTCTGGAGAAGAACGCAGACAGTCGCCACATACCTGAG GGCACGAAGATGGAGATGCCGCTGTGGTTGGCTAAGGGCTTGTATGAGAGGAAGCGGCGGGTGATCTCTGTGGAACTGCCTAAAGTGTATCGCGAGGGCTGGAGGACAGTGTTCGGAGCTGATGCCAACGTGGTGGATCTTCACAAAATGGGACCTTACTACTACGGTCTGGGTTCGCAGATGCTTCACTTTGACAGCCCAGAGAACCTGGAGATCGCTCAGACTGTTCTACAG ACATTTATTGGCCGTTTTCGACGCACCATGGACTCTTCCCAGAACGCATATAACGAGGACACATCAATGCTGGTGGAGCGACTGGACTGCCTGGAGAGGGCGCTGTTCAGGCAAGGCCAGAGCGGCCTTAACGGCTTCCAGCTGTGGGAGAAAGGCCGTGCCGCCCAGCTGACCGCCTCCAGTCTCGTCACCAATTACCGCAAGAGGAAGATCACTGACCTGCAAGCCTGA